Sequence from the Aromatoleum petrolei genome:
AGCTGGGCCGACTATTTCGACACCAAGGGCTTTCCGGGCAGGCGCGCGCTGCGCAAGAACCCGTTCGACACGATCGAAGAGGCCTTGCTGGCTGATGGCGTCGCGCCGGCTCAGCTCTACCCGCTGGACCTTGACCGTGCGTTTCGCAAGCTCAACCAAATTAAGCGCGACGTGGCGGTGTGGTGGGAGAACGGTGCGCAGAGCTCACAGTTGCTGCGCACCGGTGAAGTCGACGCGATGCCGGCATGGAATGGCCGTGCCCAAGTGGCGATTGACGATGGTGCACCAGTCAAGCTCGTCTGGAACCAGTCGCTGTGGACATTCGAAGGCTTCACCATACTGAAGGGTGGTCCGAACGTAGCGATGTGCCGGGAGTTCATCGAGTTCTGTGCCCAGCCGCAGCAGCAGGCCCTGTTCACAGACGACATCGCCTACGGCCCGACGGCACCCGATGCGTTCAAGTTCATCAAGCCCGAGCGCGCCAAACTGCTGCCGACGAACCCGGACTATCTTCCCAATATGATCCAGGTCAACTCCGAGTACTGGGGCAAGAATCAGGGCGCGATCACCGAACGCTTCAACGCCTGGCTGCTGTCCTGACACACTGACCACCCAGTCGGGGCTGATCGAAGAAACGGCGCTTGGCGTGCCGATGCGCTCGTTCGCCCCGAGCCGCAACGCTCGAACCTGATTGGATATTGCAATGCTGACTTCCGAAAATTTCAAGCTCCAGATTCGCAATGCCCGCAAGACCTACGGGCCGGTGATTGCACTGGAGAACACCAGCCTGGAAATGCGTCAGGGCGAATTCCTGACCCTGCTCGGGCCCTCTGGCTCTGGCAAGTCGACGCTGTTGATGGCGATTGCCGGCCTCAACAATCCCGACAGCGGCGCAGTCTGGATCGACGGCAAGCTGGCCACCTATCTGCCGCCATCCCAGCGCGATATCGGCATGGTGTTCCAGAACTATGCGTTGTTCCCGCACATGACGATCTTCGACAACGTCGCCTTCCCGCTGCGCATGCGCAAGGTCGATGCTGCCGCGATCAAGTCGCGTGTGGCCGCCGTGCTCGAGACAGTGCAACTTGGCCATGTTGCGCAGCGTTTTCCGCGTGAGTTGTCAGGCGGCCAGCAACAGCGCATTGCACTGGCGCGCTGTTTCGTCTACGAGCCTTCGATCATCCTGATGGACGAGCCGCTCGGCGCGCTCGACAAGAAACTGCGTGACGCCCTGCAGCTCGAGATCAAGCACCTGCACGAAAAAATGGGCATGACGGTGCTCTACGTCACCCACGACCAGGAAGAGGCGATGGTGATGTCCGACCGCATCTGCCTGATGAACCACGCTGCAATCGAACAGATCGGCACACCGCAGGATCTGTACTTCAGGCCGAAGACCGTTTTTGCCGCGGATTTTTTGGGTGAGTCCAATCTGATCGACACCGTTGTGAGTGAGATTGAGGGGGAACGCATCAAGGTGACGGCAACCAACGGCAGCACGGTCTGCGGACACGCGCAGGCCACCTTCAGAGTCGGCGAAAGCGCGATTGCCATGGTCCGCCCGGAAAGTGTCCGGCTGCTTCGCGCCGACGAAGCTGAAGAAAACCAGGTCCAGGCAAGCGTCAAGGAGATCATCCTGTCCGGGCCGGTGATCAAGTGCTATGTCGAACTCGCCGGCGGCGCCGAGATGAAGCTGACACAACTGACCAGCGGGCCGGTTCACGGTTTGGCGAAAGGCCAGAAGGTGCGCCTGGGCTGGTCGGCCGATCGCACGGTGGTGCTGGCGAACAAGCGGGAGTTGGCATCATGAGCCCGCAAAAGATCGCGGCGGCCTTGCCGGCACAGACGCCCGGCGGGACGAAGCGCCGCAACTCGACCTGGCGCAAGGCCTGGCCGATCTACCCGGCCCTGCTGTTCCTGGCGATACTGTTCGTGTACCCGATCGTGGTGTTGCTCAGCATGAGCTTTGCCAGCGATGCGGGGGTTGCGGGCTTCGAGCAGTATTCGCGCCTGCTTTCAAGCCCGGTGTATGCCAAGGTTCTGGCCATCACCTTCAAGACGGCCGGCTGGACCACAGTGATTGCGATGATTGCCGGCTACCCGGTGGCCTACCTGATCGCCACCGCCAGGCCAAGCATCTACAAGTTGCTGATCGTCCTGGTGCTGATGCCGTTCTGGACCAGTTTTCTAGTGCGCATCTTCGCGTGGATGGTGCTGCTCGGACGCCATGGCGCGATCAACGACTTGCTGACGGCTCTCGGGATTGTCGACGCGCCGATCTCGATGATCTACAACTTCACCGGCGTATTGATCGGGATGGTGCACGCCATGATGCCGCTGTGTGTGCTGACGATGTTGTCGGTGATGGAGAAGATCGATGGCAACCTGATGAAGGCCGCCTCGACGCTCGGCGCGCGCAAGGGCTCGATATTTTGGAAGATCTACTTCCCGTTGTCGCTATCTGGCGTAGCCGCCGGTGGTCTGCTGGTGTTCATCACCTCGCTCGGCTTCTTCATGACGCCGGCCCTGCTCGGCGGCGCGGGCGAGACGATGATCGTGCAAGAGATCATCTTCCAGGTGCAGAACATGCTGAATTGGCGCTTTGCGGGCGCGGTGTCGGTGCTGTTGCTGGTTTCGGCACTGATCGTCTTCGTGATCTATGACGCCTTGCTTGGCCTGTCCACTCTGTCGGGTGAGTCAGGCGGGGCGCGTGCCAACCTGATCGGTCGGATTTCATCTCAGGTTGGTGGCCAGATCCTCTCGGTTCTGGCCTGGATCTTCGACAGCGCCGGCGCCTTGTTCGACAAGATGATGCCTGCGCGCGGCGACAAGCCGCGCAAGCAGCAAGGTGCCAGATTGCTGTGGATCGGCGGTTTGGCGGCGATCGGCTTCCTCGTCTTGCCGGCGTTGTTCGTCATCCCGATCTCGTTCACGCAAGACAGCTTCTTGTCCTGGCCGCCGAACGGCTTCACCTTGAAGTGGTATCAAGCCGTCTTCGCCGACGGTCGCTGGGGCGGGGCTGCAGGCCGTTCGTTCATCGTGGCGTTGCTGGCAGCCGCGGGTGGGACGCTGATCGGCGTGCCCGCTGCATTCTTCCTCGTTCGCCAGCGCATGGCGGGCAAGACTGCGCTGCTCGCCTTCTTGATGGCGCCGATGATCCTGCCGCACATCATCGTTGCCGTCGCGCTGTTCTATGTCTTCTCTCAGATCGGCTTGATCGGGACCACGTTTGGCCTGGTGCTGGGGCACACCGTGCTGACGATTCCCTATGTGGTGATCACAGTGATGGCCGTGATCAAAGGCTATGACATCCGCCTCGATCATGCGGCCTGGACGCTGGGGGCATCCCGTGTCAAGACCTTTTGGCACATCACCATACCGGTTCTGAAGTCCGGCCTGATCGCCGCGTTCATGTTCGCCTTCATCACCTCGTTCGACGAATTGACGATTGCGCTGTTCCTGACCGGAGGGGAGATAACTACCTTGCCCAAGCTGATGTGGGACGACGCGCTGCTCAAGGTCAGCCCGATGCTCGCCGCGGTGGCCACCCTGTTGCTGGCATTCATGACTGTGCTGATCCTGGCATCGGCCGGGCTGCAGCGGCGCGGCAGCAAGCCGGCCTGAAATGACCCCGCCACGCTCACTTCGTTGGCTGCGCTCCCCCGAGGGACCTCAGTACTTCGAAACGGCCGGGCGGTACTGTGAGATAGGTAAAGGAGCAGTTTGATGCAAATGCAAGGCGGGCAAAACATCTGTGGCATCCCGATTGGCGTGCTGTGCCTGGAGTCGTACTTCCCGAAGCCGCCAGGGCATATCAAGTGCCCCAGCAGCTTTCGCTTTCCGATTGCCTACAAGGTCATCAACGGTGTGACGGTCGCGAAGCTGCTGCGTGAGCCCAGTGGAGCGCAGCTGGATCATTTCATCGCCGCAGCGCGAGAGCTCGAAGCCGAAGGTGTTCGCGCGATCACCGGCAGTTGCGGCTTTCTGGCGCTTTACCAGCAGGAGCTGGCAGCCGCGGTCCAGGTGCCGGTATTTGCTTCCAGCCTGTTGCAGGTGCCATTGGTTCGTCGGATGCTGCGACCGGACCAGAAAGTGGGCGTCTTGACTGCCCACAAGGCGAGCCTGACACCGGCGCACCTGCGCGCCGTCGGTGTTGACGAGGGCATGGTCTGCCTGTCGGGCATGGAGGGACAGCCCGAGTTCAGCGACGTCATTCTGGAGGGCAAGCGCCATTCGATGGATCTTGCCAAGGTGGAGTCAGAAGTAGTCGAGGTTGCGGTCTTGCTAGCGAAGGCCAAGCCGGAGGTCGGCGCGATCGTGCTTGAGTGCACCGACATGCCGCCGTTTGCGCACCGGATTCAGCAGCAAACGGGATTGCCGGTGTTTGATCTTTCCACGCTGACGAACATGGTCGGCGAAGCGGTCAACCGTCAGCCGTACAGCGGAATATGGCCGCGCTGAGCCGGTGACAAAAAGGAGCAAGAGATGTCTGCAGGATCTGGCGCACGGCGCGAGGTAACGATTGTCGGCGCCGGCATTGTCGGCATATCGGCCGCCATCAATTTGCAGCGCGATGGCTGCAAGGTCACCGTCGTCGACCGCGGTCCTCCTGGCGAGGGAACCTCCATGGGGAATGCCGGCGTATTTGCCAGTTGCGGGTTCGTCCCGGTAGCGACACCGGGCTTCGCATGGAAAGCACCAGGCATGTTGATGGACCCACTAGGCCCGCTATCGCTCAGATGGTCGTATATGCCGCGGATGATTCCATGGCTGGTCAGCTTCCTTCGAAACAGCTCACCGCAGGCAGTGGAGCGGATTGCCGACGCCATGAGCGCGCTCGTCGGCAGCAGCGTCGAGGATCATCTGGCCTTGGCGGCCGGCACAGGGGCCGAGCAATGGGTGCGGCCGTCGCCTTATCTCTATGTCTACGCGGACGAAGCTGCGTTCTTGGCCGAGTCTTATGCCTGGGGACTGCGGCGCGCGCGTGGAGTGAAGTGGGCCACGCTGCGGGGCGACGCAGTACGCGAGTTCGAGCCGGCTCTGGGCTCAGATTACCGATTTGCGGTGGTACTCGAGCGCCACGGCTATACGCCTGACCCGCTGCAACTGGTCACGGCTTTGGCGGCGCATTTCGTCCGCGAAGGCGGCACCGTCTTGCAGCGTGAAGTCAAGGATATCGAGATTGGCGCCGACGGCCCCACCCGGCTGCTCACCGATCAAGGCCCGGTCGATATCGGGCGGCTGGTGATCAGCGCCGGTGCCTGGTCCGGCCGCCTGGCTGCGCGGCTCGGCAGCCCGGTGCCGCTGGAAAGCGAGCGTGGCTACCACGTCACCCTGCAAGAGCCGGGGCTGATGCCGCGTTACCCGATCATGTCGACCGGCGGCAAGTTCGTTGCGACACCGATGGCCTGCGGCCTGCGCGCTGCCGGAATCGTCGAATTCGGTGGCCTTGATGCACCAGCAAAGCCGGACATGACGCTGCGCCTGCTCAAGCATGTGAAGAACCTCTTTCCTGGGGTGTCGACAGAGAAGTACACCGAGTGGATGGGGCACAGGCCATCGCTGCCGGACAGCTTGCCAGTGATCAGCCGCTCACCGCATTTCGAGTCGGTATTCTTCGCCTTCGGCCATCAACATGTGGGCATCACCGCGGGGCCCAAGACCGGGCGCCTAGTGGCCGATATGGTGGCAGGCCGCGTGCCGACCATCGATATCAGCCCTTTCAGCGTCAACCGATTCCAGGCTGCACGCCGGCCTGTGGCCGACCCGGCAATGGCGTAGCGGCAATGCCGGCTTGCCGGTACCGTGCAATGCAAACAAGCGACTCAGGAGATCTACAAATGACTTCGTCCATCGATCGCCAGCATACTGGTCCCCGGATGAGCAAGATCGTGCGCCATGCCGGCCTGGTATACCTTTGCGGCCAGACGTCGTCGGATTCCGAGGTCACCGACATAGCGGGGCAGACTGCTGAGGTGATTTCGCGGATCGACGCCTTGCTGGCTGAGGCCGGAACCGACAAATCGAGGTTGTTGTCGGTGCTGATTCATCTCAAATCGATCAACGACTTTGCGGCGATGAACGCCGTCTGGGAAGGCTGGGTCGCGAAAGGAACAGCGCCGGCGCGAACGACTGTCGAGGCGCGACTGGCAAGCCCAGCGTTGCTGGTGGAAATGACGGTGGTGGCGGCCGCGGGATGAATGGCGGCTGACCGGCGTGGGCAACCATCACGGTGTCTTCATCGGCGGCAAATGTCGCCCGCATCCAGCGCGCGCTTCAGCATGTCGACAGCTGAGTTGGCGGGTGGGGGAGGGGTGGTGTCCTTGGCCTCTGCTAGCTTGCCTTCGGCTGGCGCCTCGGGCTCGACCAGGCTGTCGTAGTAGCGGAACTCGTGGCAGCTCTTGGCCCAGTGCTTGTTGGTGTTGCGGCGGTTGCCGATGCCGATGAGGGTCCGGCCTGCAGCCTTGATCTTCTGGGGCACGGGCATGAAGTCGCTGTCGCCACCGACGAGGACAACTGCCTCGCGATGCTGCAGCGTCGTCCCGGCGAGAGTCTGCATCAGTTGCTCGTCCGACTCGATGACGCCATCGCCCGTGCCTACGATAACGAGCTCTTCACCGACGAGATCAACGGCCAGGACTGAGTCAAAGAAAGGGCAGCCGCGCCACCCCCCGGCTAGGTATGGGATTGCCGGACGGCTACTCAGTTCATGGGGCCGCTTTGGGTCGTTTTGAGCCAGTCAGGTCGGACGCGATTCAGTGGCCATCTGCATGCGATTTCGCAACTGGCGCGGCGGGTCAGTCGTTTAGGACCTTGCGAATCGCCCGGGCAAAGCCCACCTCGAACACGGTACGGCCGCGCTCGTTGAGGATTTCGCCATGGCTGCCTTCCTTCAGGCCCCGCTCGTCGAGGTAGTCAGCCGACACCGCCTTCTGTAAAGCGACGCGCTCGGACGGGGTCAGTTGCGCGGACAGGGCGAGGACGGCCACCGGCTGCGCCCCGGGCGCGGATGAGACGGTTGCGCCTAACGGGCGGCGGTCGACAGTGACCTGCGTGTTGGCCTTCAGCACGTTGAGCTGCGCCTTGAGCTTGTCGCGCTCGGCGATGATGGCCTGCATGATGGAGCGGAGGGCCGGGTCCTCGATGCGCATCAAGTAGTCATGGCTCGCCAGGGTCTTCGGGGGCTTCGGTGCGGGCGGTCCGGCGTAGGCACCCCAGGCTTCGATGAGCGCCTTGTAGTCCGCCGACTGGGCGTTGTAGAGCGCACGGCCCTTCATGATGCCTTCGGCTTCGGCCAGGCGGCCGATGGCTGCAAGCGAGAAATCGCGCGAGCCGGTCGCATGCTGCCTGCGACAGAGCTCGTGCATCTTCTCGAGGTTCCCCCGCCGGTTCGAGCGCGCGGCCTTGGCAAGCAGGGACTGCAGGACCGCGTCCGGGTGGATGTCGGTCGCGCCGTTCATGCTTCATCTTCCAGCAGAGACTGTCGGCCGCCAGGCATCGCTGAAACCGGATGAGGCGTGGGTAGCAGCGAGGCGAGGTCCATGTCGAAGTGCTGGCTGAGACGCGCGCCGGCGTCCATCAGGCGAATCACTTCGCGTTGACCGAGCGCGGGATTCACCGGGTTCATCTGCTGGGCAAGGTGCCGCATGAAGGCGTTGCCGGCGAGCAGCTGCTCCTGTTCGCTCAACAGCATGAACACGGGCGGCAGGTCGTCGCGGTAGAGGACCGCGTCGAGCAACTGGCTGCGGCGGAACACCGCCTTGCCGGGCTCGAGGTCGGGATAGACCTCGACGTTTTCGCACACACCAGCGAGCTGGAGCAGTTCGGACTCCGTTTCCTCGAAGGCGATATTCACATCGCCCGCCGTGCCGGCCGCCACCAGCGGCGTGCCGTCGCCCTGCGGCGCTTCGAGCGCCGTCTTGCAGCGTTCGATGAGACGCCAGCAGGCCACCAGGTCCTCCGCGAAGTCGCTGAAGCGCTTCATGGCGCTCTCCCACACCCGCTCGGCCTGGTGGTAGGCGTCGAGCCGGGTGAAGGGCTGGCCGGCCTCCTCGGCGTCCGCCTTCTGCCTCTTCAGGTCCTGAAGCTCGTTTTCACGGTTGAGACAGGCATTGCGCGCCTCGTCGAAGTGGTAGGCGAGCGCGTTGAAGTGGGCGGCCAGCGCCGGCAGGTAGTGCGGCTCGGTCACGAACCAGCGGCAGCGCACGCAGTTGCGGCTGCCGCCCGGAACGGGCCCGTACTTAGGCGTTGAAGCCGAGCCCAGGTTTGGCCCGCCGTTGTGGCAGCCCCCCACCGCGCCGTTGTCCTCGACCTCGCTGGTGTTGCCGCCGACGAGACACAGGCCGTGGTGCATCGGCATCCAGCCCACCGGGTTGCGCGCGGCCGGATGCGGCGGGACAGCAGCGGCGAGGCTGGTCACGCTGTTGCAGATGGCCGTTTGCAGCAGTTCCTCGTGCTCGGTGTCGAGGAGGAAGTTCTGGATGCTCGCCTCCTTGGCCGCCTCCAGCCGCTCGCGGGCGCCGAGCAGCTCGTCGCGGATGTACGTCGCGCCGGGCTTCGTGTAGTAGAGCGTCATCAGCAGGCGGCTGTGCCCGACGAGCTTCTGCAGCACGGGGAACGGCACCTGGCCTTCGAGCGCCAGCGCGGTGATGAGGGAGACGCGCACGCTGTGCAAGGGGAAGAGTGTCGCCCACGAGTTTGTCGCCCGTTCTTCCGGCTGCGGCAGGAAGCGAATCGGCGTACCGTTGCGATGGGTCTCGCCCCGGTCGGCGAGCCGTTGCTCCAGCGCTTCGAGCAGGGAGAACCATAGCCTGTCCGGCATATTCCGGGTCACTGGCAGATGGTAGCCCCCGTCTCGTGCCTCCGGCAGCCTGAAGAGGAAGCAGGTGTCGGGGTAGCCCGCCAGTTGCACCTCGCTTTTCGCTTGGACGTGGCGAGCGTCCAGTTCCGTCCAGGCCGTGCGCCGCGAGACCGGGTTGTACTTTGCCTGCCAGTTGCGCAGCTTCTCCAGCCAGTAGCAGCCGTCCTGATGTACCGGTCCGCCGAAGGCCCACGGCAGGACGTAGCCCTTCTCGGCGCCGGACTTGGCGATGTCGGCGGTCTTGTTGGTGTTGATGTAGAGCACGGTCGAGACCGCCTCGCCATCGGCGAGCGGGTTGGTGCGGCGAAACACGCCCTGTTGCAGCGGCCGCCTTTCGCTGCCCTGCGCGAGCCGACTCGGGTTCAGCGTCCAAGAGCCGCCCGCGTAGCGCCAGGTGTCGGCCTCGCCCGAGTCGAGCATGCGCACCTGGAAGGTGCGTAGCGGCAGGATGAGCTTCACGAGCAGGGCGACCCAGCGCACCGGGCTCCACATCTCCAGACGCGTTCCCGTGCTTAGCGGGCGCTCACGCCACACGCAGTCCGGGTCCTTCCCGTCAATCTGCTCTTCGGTCACCTCGAACCAGTCGGGCGCGCTATGCCCGCGTTGACCGATTTCGGCCCCCAGTGCGTTCTGCGCCCACTGCCAGTCACGGAAGTGCGGCCCGGCCGCGAGCATCTGCCGTAGCTCGTCGATGTAGCCGTAGGGCAGTGGCGAATGCACGCTCTCGTCGTGGTCGGGCAGCCCGCTATTGGTCAGCCGGGGCACGGGGTTGTGGAAGGCGGGTGACACCACCGGCTGGCCGTTGTCGGCGGCTTCGCTGAACTCGCGCAGCAGCACGAAATGCAGGAAGGCGTGGATGACGTTGTTGTATTTGATACCCTTCGCGGAATCCGGACAGGCTGTTCGATAGAAGTCGGGCAGGACGGTGGTGCGCGCCAGGAACACCGCCGGGTCGAGCGGCAGGCCCTGCATGATGAGATAACGTTCGAAGAAGGCCACCAAGGCGTGGAGCCTCATGTCGACCCCGCGTGTTTCGCCTTTCATCCACTCCACCGCCAGCGCTCGCCACGCGGCGAGCTGCGGATAGCCGCGTTCGACCCAGCCGAGGGTGGCATCTGTTTCCCGTGTCACCCCTTTCT
This genomic interval carries:
- a CDS encoding ABC transporter permease subunit, encoding MSPQKIAAALPAQTPGGTKRRNSTWRKAWPIYPALLFLAILFVYPIVVLLSMSFASDAGVAGFEQYSRLLSSPVYAKVLAITFKTAGWTTVIAMIAGYPVAYLIATARPSIYKLLIVLVLMPFWTSFLVRIFAWMVLLGRHGAINDLLTALGIVDAPISMIYNFTGVLIGMVHAMMPLCVLTMLSVMEKIDGNLMKAASTLGARKGSIFWKIYFPLSLSGVAAGGLLVFITSLGFFMTPALLGGAGETMIVQEIIFQVQNMLNWRFAGAVSVLLLVSALIVFVIYDALLGLSTLSGESGGARANLIGRISSQVGGQILSVLAWIFDSAGALFDKMMPARGDKPRKQQGARLLWIGGLAAIGFLVLPALFVIPISFTQDSFLSWPPNGFTLKWYQAVFADGRWGGAAGRSFIVALLAAAGGTLIGVPAAFFLVRQRMAGKTALLAFLMAPMILPHIIVAVALFYVFSQIGLIGTTFGLVLGHTVLTIPYVVITVMAVIKGYDIRLDHAAWTLGASRVKTFWHITIPVLKSGLIAAFMFAFITSFDELTIALFLTGGEITTLPKLMWDDALLKVSPMLAAVATLLLAFMTVLILASAGLQRRGSKPA
- a CDS encoding RidA family protein; translated protein: MTSSIDRQHTGPRMSKIVRHAGLVYLCGQTSSDSEVTDIAGQTAEVISRIDALLAEAGTDKSRLLSVLIHLKSINDFAAMNAVWEGWVAKGTAPARTTVEARLASPALLVEMTVVAAAG
- a CDS encoding ABC transporter ATP-binding protein, which codes for MLTSENFKLQIRNARKTYGPVIALENTSLEMRQGEFLTLLGPSGSGKSTLLMAIAGLNNPDSGAVWIDGKLATYLPPSQRDIGMVFQNYALFPHMTIFDNVAFPLRMRKVDAAAIKSRVAAVLETVQLGHVAQRFPRELSGGQQQRIALARCFVYEPSIILMDEPLGALDKKLRDALQLEIKHLHEKMGMTVLYVTHDQEEAMVMSDRICLMNHAAIEQIGTPQDLYFRPKTVFAADFLGESNLIDTVVSEIEGERIKVTATNGSTVCGHAQATFRVGESAIAMVRPESVRLLRADEAEENQVQASVKEIILSGPVIKCYVELAGGAEMKLTQLTSGPVHGLAKGQKVRLGWSADRTVVLANKRELAS
- a CDS encoding ABC transporter substrate-binding protein translates to MTKPIESPSNASRRQMLKASVAVAGAAVLGAPAIVRAQQDRKIVTRDPGGPFSKGFAKAFYEPFKKATGITVIGIPSTSEPAGMAKAMVEAKNYTWDMAHLSKSTSMSLSEIGYLEPIAPAAGAGPNLSKIPANMRGEFILGIDVYATVLAYRTDSMKKAPTSWADYFDTKGFPGRRALRKNPFDTIEEALLADGVAPAQLYPLDLDRAFRKLNQIKRDVAVWWENGAQSSQLLRTGEVDAMPAWNGRAQVAIDDGAPVKLVWNQSLWTFEGFTILKGGPNVAMCREFIEFCAQPQQQALFTDDIAYGPTAPDAFKFIKPERAKLLPTNPDYLPNMIQVNSEYWGKNQGAITERFNAWLLS
- the gmtX gene encoding gamma-mobile-trio protein GmtX; this translates as MNGATDIHPDAVLQSLLAKAARSNRRGNLEKMHELCRRQHATGSRDFSLAAIGRLAEAEGIMKGRALYNAQSADYKALIEAWGAYAGPPAPKPPKTLASHDYLMRIEDPALRSIMQAIIAERDKLKAQLNVLKANTQVTVDRRPLGATVSSAPGAQPVAVLALSAQLTPSERVALQKAVSADYLDERGLKEGSHGEILNERGRTVFEVGFARAIRKVLND
- a CDS encoding aspartate/glutamate racemase family protein; this translates as MQMQGGQNICGIPIGVLCLESYFPKPPGHIKCPSSFRFPIAYKVINGVTVAKLLREPSGAQLDHFIAAARELEAEGVRAITGSCGFLALYQQELAAAVQVPVFASSLLQVPLVRRMLRPDQKVGVLTAHKASLTPAHLRAVGVDEGMVCLSGMEGQPEFSDVILEGKRHSMDLAKVESEVVEVAVLLAKAKPEVGAIVLECTDMPPFAHRIQQQTGLPVFDLSTLTNMVGEAVNRQPYSGIWPR
- a CDS encoding NAD(P)/FAD-dependent oxidoreductase, which translates into the protein MSAGSGARREVTIVGAGIVGISAAINLQRDGCKVTVVDRGPPGEGTSMGNAGVFASCGFVPVATPGFAWKAPGMLMDPLGPLSLRWSYMPRMIPWLVSFLRNSSPQAVERIADAMSALVGSSVEDHLALAAGTGAEQWVRPSPYLYVYADEAAFLAESYAWGLRRARGVKWATLRGDAVREFEPALGSDYRFAVVLERHGYTPDPLQLVTALAAHFVREGGTVLQREVKDIEIGADGPTRLLTDQGPVDIGRLVISAGAWSGRLAARLGSPVPLESERGYHVTLQEPGLMPRYPIMSTGGKFVATPMACGLRAAGIVEFGGLDAPAKPDMTLRLLKHVKNLFPGVSTEKYTEWMGHRPSLPDSLPVISRSPHFESVFFAFGHQHVGITAGPKTGRLVADMVAGRVPTIDISPFSVNRFQAARRPVADPAMA
- the gmtZ gene encoding gamma-mobile-trio integrase GmtZ; the protein is MTRETDATLGWVERGYPQLAAWRALAVEWMKGETRGVDMRLHALVAFFERYLIMQGLPLDPAVFLARTTVLPDFYRTACPDSAKGIKYNNVIHAFLHFVLLREFSEAADNGQPVVSPAFHNPVPRLTNSGLPDHDESVHSPLPYGYIDELRQMLAAGPHFRDWQWAQNALGAEIGQRGHSAPDWFEVTEEQIDGKDPDCVWRERPLSTGTRLEMWSPVRWVALLVKLILPLRTFQVRMLDSGEADTWRYAGGSWTLNPSRLAQGSERRPLQQGVFRRTNPLADGEAVSTVLYINTNKTADIAKSGAEKGYVLPWAFGGPVHQDGCYWLEKLRNWQAKYNPVSRRTAWTELDARHVQAKSEVQLAGYPDTCFLFRLPEARDGGYHLPVTRNMPDRLWFSLLEALEQRLADRGETHRNGTPIRFLPQPEERATNSWATLFPLHSVRVSLITALALEGQVPFPVLQKLVGHSRLLMTLYYTKPGATYIRDELLGARERLEAAKEASIQNFLLDTEHEELLQTAICNSVTSLAAAVPPHPAARNPVGWMPMHHGLCLVGGNTSEVEDNGAVGGCHNGGPNLGSASTPKYGPVPGGSRNCVRCRWFVTEPHYLPALAAHFNALAYHFDEARNACLNRENELQDLKRQKADAEEAGQPFTRLDAYHQAERVWESAMKRFSDFAEDLVACWRLIERCKTALEAPQGDGTPLVAAGTAGDVNIAFEETESELLQLAGVCENVEVYPDLEPGKAVFRRSQLLDAVLYRDDLPPVFMLLSEQEQLLAGNAFMRHLAQQMNPVNPALGQREVIRLMDAGARLSQHFDMDLASLLPTPHPVSAMPGGRQSLLEDEA
- a CDS encoding NYN domain-containing protein, which gives rise to MQTLAGTTLQHREAVVLVGGDSDFMPVPQKIKAAGRTLIGIGNRRNTNKHWAKSCHEFRYYDSLVEPEAPAEGKLAEAKDTTPPPPANSAVDMLKRALDAGDICRR